Genomic window (Magnolia sinica isolate HGM2019 chromosome 6, MsV1, whole genome shotgun sequence):
CAGATGAGGTAGCAACTGTCCAGTTAAGTCTTCCaatcgatacgttcctggtcaGATGGTGCTTGAGAtaacatagggtccttcccaattgggtcccagtgtgcctGCACCAACTTTCTTAGTGTTGAGGAACATTTTTCAGAGAACCATGTCCCCGACTCAAAATCGCCTGACTTTAACTCGAGCATTATAAAACCAAGCTACTTGTTGCTGTCGAGCCATAGTTCGTAACCGAGCTCTTTTTCTTTGTTCGTCCACAAGGTCAAGTCTGAGGGCCaagagttcttcattatcctcttcgttaAACGAACTAATTCGGGCTGAGGGCAGCCCGATCTCGACCGGGGTAACGGCTTCCGAGGCATAAGCGAGGGAGAAAGGGGTTTCTCCTGTAGCAGTTCGAACCGTGGTTCAGTATGCTCACAATATCTTTgggagttcttcagcccatgctcctttagCTCGGTAAAGCTTAGTTCGGAGATATcatttgatgatcttattgaccgcctcaacttgtcctttcgtctgaggatgatggggtGATGTGTATACATTTCTGATTCCGAGATTATCACACATTTCATGAAAACTCTTATTGTCAAATTGCTTCCCATTGTCGGTAACAATGGTCCAGGGTACTCTGAAATGGCAGACAACGTTCTTCCATACGAAGTCTGTGATCTTCTGCTTAGTTATTTTTGCTAGTGGCTCAGCCtcggcccactttgtgaagtagtccaCTGCTATGATAGCGAATTTGGTCTGTCCTTTTCCTATGGGTAGTCGTCCGATAATATCGATTCCCCACTGcgcgaagggccaaggaccgATCATTGGAGTCAGCTCCTCCGGGGGTTGCCTTGGAATGACTGTGAACcattgacatttgtcgcatctgTGGACGAGCTTACGAGCGTCGTGCTGGATGGtcggccaatagtaaccctgacGTAGAACCTTATGTGCGAGTGATTGTCCTCCTGAATGGTTTTCACATATTCCTTCATGTATTTCTCGTAGTATGTAATCAGCTTCTTTGGGGTTTAGGCATCGTAGTAATGGAGCGTAATAACCTTTCTTGTACAGCaccccgttgagtatggtgtagcgAGAAGCTCAGATTTTTAATCGTCGAGCCTCAACGTGATCTTCGAGCAACTTTCCATTGTCGAGATATCGGATAATCAGGTCGAGCCAAGTGGGCTCCGAATCGATTGTATGCATAGTCAAGCTAACTGGTTCACCGATACTCGGTTCGGTGATGTACTCGATTGGAATGGACCTCGGTATGTCATCCTTGTCGGCTGAGGCAAGTCTCGCTAACAGATTGGCTTTGGCGTTTTTTGTCCGAGGGATCTGAGTAACCACACACTGTTGGAATCCATCGATTAACTCTTTGGCTTTCTCCACGTATGCTTTCAATTGCTCTTTACGTGTTTGATATACACCATCAACTTGATTGACGACCAATTGTGAATTGTTGAAAACATTGAGATGCGTAACGCCCAAACTGGCCGCGAGTCGGAGGCTGAGcaataaagcttcatattctgctgtgttgttcgaggcttgaaatccaagtcttaaggcatactgcatgtaggtttgatcagGAGTTTCCAGCACTGCTcctgccccacttgccttagagttggaggagccatCGACATACAACTTCCAGAGGATTAGGTCAGGCGCTGATTCAGGAGAAGCGGTGGTCAATTCTTCAGTAGGCTTGGTATTCCAAGCCATTGAATCTACTCGTGGTGTCACTTCAGCAATGAAGTCAGCCACGACTTGCCCCTTAACTGCTACTCTCGGCTTAAATTGGATATCGAATTCGCTGAGTTCAAttgcccacttcgtgagtcggcacgaagcttctggtttctgtagGACCTGATGTAATGGGAGATCAGTCATGACGATAATTGTATGAGCTTGAAAATATGGCCGAAGTCATCACGAGGAGACAATCAGCACTAGGGCTACTTTTTCCAGTAGTGGGTATCTCGTCTCTGCCGGTAGTAGTGCTTTACTGACGTAATAAATCAGCAGTTGTTTCCCTTTGTGCTCCTGTATCAgtgccgagctaaccgctgcctcggacaccgcAAGATACAACAGTAGGGCTTCTCCTGGCTCGAGTTtcgataagagaggtggagaccCGAGGTAAGACTTTAAATGCTAGAACGCTGTttcgcactcttccgtccaatctaccgtttgtcgtcccttcaattgtttaaaaaagggagacatttatcggtGGCTTGGGAGAGGAAACGGTTGAGTGCCGCTACTCGTCCAGTCAATCTTTGTATGTCTTTTATAGTTTTCGGAGACTCCATATTAAACAATGCCTTAATTTTCTCCGGATTTGCCTCGATTCCTCACTGGCTAACTAGAAATCCGAGGAACTTTTCAGATCTCACACCAAACGCACACTTGCTCGTGTTCAACTTCATTTGGAATTTGCATAAGatcaggaacatttcttctaggaCGGCTATATGGTCGGCTGCGtgtacacttttgacgagcatgtcgtcaatgtacacttccatggttcggccgatcAACCGAGCAAAGATCTTGTTCACCAATCTTTAATAAGTCgctccagcatttttcaaaccaaacggcatcactcggtaacaataaagtccTTCGTCGGTGATAACGGTGGTCTTAAATTTATCagactgatgcattacaatttgatgtACCCTTAATAagtatccataaaactaagaagttcgtgcCCCGCAGTGCTAtccaccaactgatcgatcctcgGAAGAGGAAAACTATCCTTTGGGCAAACTTTATTCAggtcggtataatcaatacagacaCGCCATTTCCCATTGGCTTTTTTCACAAGTACGACGTTAGCTATCCATTCCGGGTAatatatctcttctatgaatttggccttgaggagcttgctaacctcttcttcaatgattaCGTACCTTTCAGGACCGAGCGGACGTCGCTTCTGTCAGATTGGCcggtaggtcggatcgatgttaAGTCGATGTGTGATAACGGATGGGTCGATTCCTGGTATGTCTTCATGGTTCCATGTGAATACATCGGCGTGTCgccggagcagggctatcagattTTTTTTCAGTGGCGATCGCGAAGACGAGCCAATTTGTACCATTTTAAATCCGTCGGTCTCGACTAAAGGTACTGAAATAAAGTCTTCCACCGGTTGTCCTTGCTTGTTAGTTTTGGCTCGGGGATCTAGTGACTCGATCATTGATACCTCAGTCGGGACTTTTACGACTGTTGCGTAGAAGCGTCTTGTGTCTTGCTGATCTCCTTTAACAACTcccactcccgactcagtcggaaATTTCATATAGAGATGGTATGTAGATAACACCGCTTGGAAGAGACTCAGAGAGGATCGGCCAAGTATCGCATTATAAACGGACGACTGGTCGACTATAAAaaagtcgaccattactgtcGCTTGATGCGGAGGGTTTTCACCAGTAAGTGGTAACGAGATGATACCTTCTGGGAGTATCTGTTCTCCCGAGAATCCGATCAATGGGGTACGCACTGGCCGTAAGGTCGATCGTTCAATATCCATTTTGTCGAATGCCTGAGTGAACAGTACATTAGCAGATGATCATGTGTCGACGAGTATGCAGAACACCCTTTGGTTTGCGATGGTTAGAGTGATAACTAATGcgtcatcatgaggatgatgaaTGCCTCGAGCATCTTCATCGGTGAATGAGAtgtaatatttttctctcttcttttccttcgaaGGCCGAGCTATGATCAGGATCTCGGACTTAGGTCGACTGATGCTCCTGGCGTGACTTTTTTTAGCATTATTTGAGTCGCCTTCGCCGTGGGGACCACTGACAATAGTCTGGATTTTCTCCGTTGGTCGTTTGTCCACCGAGCGTTCTTCTGCTGTCCCGGTTCTTTTGACGTGTTCTCTGAGGCCTTCtcggataagcctttcgatctcttccttcaagtgataacaatcactcATACTGTGGCCATGATCGCGATGGTAGTGGCAATACTTATCCTTATTTTGCCGATTCGGATTACTCCGAAGCTTATTCAGCTAATTGACAAATCCTTCACTCTTGATTTCCATCAGCACCTGCTCTTGGGGTTTATTAAGCGGGGTGTATGTAGAAAACCTTCGGTCAGGTTGCTTGCTCGACTTGCGTTCATCGTGTGCTCGGTCATCCTTACGCTTCTTTCCTCCAgtcgagtcaacttcctttttgaCTGACTCTTTGGCTCCGATTTTCGCGTTCTGGGCGGCCTTACGCAAGTTTCTTATTTCCTCGGCATTTGCGTATTTATCTGACAGAGTCATGAATTCAGCCAAAGTCTCAGGCAGATTCTTGTCCAGGGATGCCAGAAACGGCTTATCCCTAAAGCCCTGCATGATGGAATTGAGTGTCGTTTTCTctgaatgtttccgaacttggagTGATTTAAAGTTGAAACGTTTGATGTAGTCTTTCTGTAGctctccctccttctgaactATGTTATTTAGATGCACAgggggcttcaacttcttcttctcgCCAATGAAATTAGTGAGAAAGGCATCGCTAAGTTCCGCGAATGTGCTGACAgactttggtttcagctgctTAAACCATAGTCGGGCTAcgtcggctaaggtgagggagaaagctCGATACATTATGGCATACGAGGCATCATGCAGTTCCATATATGTTCGAAAGCATTCGATGTGTTCCGTTGGGTCGGTTTTGCATGTGAAAGGTGTAATCTGCGGTAGGTGAAATCTTTCCAGCAGCCCGGCTTGCATCACTTCATCGACGAGTGGGAACGCTTTTATTTTTGTCCTGGTTGAATATGCATCCCGACTATGCTTTATATCCGTCATCTCCTCTAGCACTTCTTTTTTAAAGTCCTGAAGGTCAGCTTTCTAAGGTTCGTTACTTTCTGTCATCCCTTCAACCGGAGGCCGGCCCCGGCTCCTCCGATATATCTCGTGTCAGAAATTAGTGGAAGGTAGCATGACAGTCGCGGAATGAGCAGGCGCTGGCTCGGACGGCCCATGGGGTTGACTCGACTGTGCTAGCGACCAAGGGGTAGTGGGATGAAGGTCGGCAACTTGTTGCGGAACATTCATCGCCTGTTCTCATTGAGGCTGCCGAGTCTGTTGACAGTGCATTTgctccaacatttgtttcataacattTATATCGGCTCTGAGCTCTTGGACCTcccgatccaaccgtccattttctcgATTCCGCTGGGTATTCCTAGTTGCGGCAGATGCTGCAAGACGAGCTGCGGAACCTTGTTGATTGTTAGATTGGTTTTGAGCTCCTTGAATCCCGTCTGGACCTGACGATCCAGCGTCATCAGCTTCATTTGGTTTGCTAGGACCAGTTTTTCTAGTTCTCACCATTAACGCTCGCTTGACACTTCTAGATAGAACCTGGAACACGACTTTTTGTATCGATTCCCACAGACaatgccaaactgttgatgcaaaaatctggtctaccctctttagaccttcgaaTACTTGCTCAAGAAGaagacaaatgagaccctggctagagcagaggaccctccgatgccaaagtcaggctaggaatctgagtCTTATAGCATTAAGGGattttgggagagagtttttgcataccttttacCCTTGAAGTGTCTCTCATTTATAGGAGAGAAAGGATCCCGCCGTATGGGGATTCTCTCCCTGATTTCTCGAAAATTTGATTTAGCCGTAATCTACTTACAGATGCTTCCCGATCCGAGATCCTCGGGATCGAGAATCCTTTCTCATGATTTTCGGAACAGTATTTAAGCTTACACCGTCTCTTcctcgctcggctcggccttgaccgactcaagtaacaggcgagtctcggctggctgcaAGGATAAAGATTTCTGCCCCCTGTCGGACGGAACAGGATCGGCT
Coding sequences:
- the LOC131249737 gene encoding uncharacterized protein LOC131249737; the protein is MTDIKHSRDAYSTRTKIKAFPLVDEVMQAGLLERFHLPQITPFTCKTDPTEHIECFRTYMELHDASYAIMYRAFSLTLADVARLWFKQLKPKSVSTFAELSDAFLTNFIGEKKKLKPPVHLNNIVQKEGELQKDYIKRFNFKSLQVRKHSEKTTLNSIMQGFRDKPFLASLDKNLPETLAEFMTLSDKYANAEEIRNLRKAAQNAKIGAKESVKKEVDSTGGKKRKDDRAHDERKSSKQPDRRFSTYTPLNKPQEQVLMEIKSEGFVN